The Pseudomonas fluorescens genome includes a window with the following:
- a CDS encoding zinc-binding alcohol dehydrogenase family protein, translating to MKAIAYYHSLPITDPQSLQDIELPEPVAGPRDLLVEVKAISVNPVDTKVRQNVQPEDGAAKVLGWDVAGVVKAVGNEVTLFKAGDQVFYAGSIARAGGNSELHVVDERIVGHMPKTLGFAEAAALPLTAITAWELLFERLQIQEGQRDLGQSLLIVGAAGGVGSILTQLASQLTGLKVIGTASRAQTQEWVRNLGADLVIDHSQPLSEVLKEAGQPQVTHVASLTQTDQHLDQLVEALAPQGKLALIDDPKALDVTKLKRKSLSLHWEFMYTRSLFETADMLEQHKLLNRVAALIDAGTLKTTVGEHFGTINAENLRRAHALLESGKSKGKIVLEGF from the coding sequence ATGAAAGCCATCGCCTACTACCACTCGTTGCCTATCACTGACCCACAATCGCTCCAGGACATCGAGCTACCAGAACCGGTCGCCGGTCCCAGGGACCTGCTGGTGGAGGTCAAGGCTATTTCGGTCAACCCGGTGGACACCAAGGTCCGCCAGAACGTCCAGCCCGAAGACGGCGCGGCCAAGGTGCTGGGCTGGGACGTGGCCGGAGTGGTCAAGGCGGTGGGCAACGAGGTCACGCTGTTCAAGGCCGGGGACCAGGTGTTCTATGCCGGCTCCATCGCCCGGGCCGGCGGCAACAGCGAGCTGCACGTGGTGGATGAGCGCATCGTCGGCCACATGCCCAAGACCCTCGGTTTCGCCGAAGCGGCGGCGCTGCCGCTGACGGCCATTACCGCCTGGGAGTTGCTATTCGAGCGCCTGCAAATCCAGGAAGGCCAACGCGACCTGGGCCAGAGCCTGTTGATCGTCGGCGCTGCGGGAGGCGTGGGTTCGATCCTGACGCAACTGGCCAGCCAACTCACCGGGCTGAAGGTGATTGGCACCGCGTCCCGTGCGCAAACCCAGGAATGGGTGCGCAACCTGGGTGCCGACCTGGTGATCGACCACAGCCAGCCATTGAGCGAAGTGTTGAAAGAAGCGGGCCAGCCCCAGGTGACTCACGTCGCCAGCCTGACCCAGACCGACCAGCATCTGGACCAGTTGGTCGAAGCCCTCGCGCCCCAGGGCAAACTGGCGCTGATCGACGATCCCAAGGCGTTGGACGTAACCAAGCTCAAGCGCAAGAGCCTGTCGTTGCATTGGGAATTCATGTACACCCGCTCGCTGTTCGAAACGGCCGACATGCTTGAACAGCACAAACTGCTCAACCGCGTGGCCGCCCTGATCGACGCAGGCACACTGAAGACTACGGTTGGCGAACATTTCGGCACCATCAACGCCGAGAACCTGCGCCGGGCGCATGCCTTGCTGGAAAGCGGCAAGTCCAAGGGCAAGATTGTGCTCGAGGGCTTCTGA
- a CDS encoding MFS transporter, translating into MDTHGYSAAERLERLPISGYHRVIFIIIALAFFFDSMDLAMMTFLLGSIKAEFGLSTAQAGLLASSSFFGMVVGASLSGMLADRFGRKPVFQWSIVLWGIASYLCSTAQDIETLTLFRILLGIGMGMEFPIAQSMLSELIPAKRRGRYIALMDGFWPLGFVAAGVLSYFLLPVVGWRDIFLVLAVPAVFVLAIRFFIPESPRWLEQAGRGDEADAVLKRIEDKVRTSLGYQNLPEPIRLPRVESTPGNFFSALAQIWSPLYRQRTMMIWSVWFFALLGFYGLTSWLSALLQQSGFAVTQSVYYTVLISLGGIPGFLMAAWLVERWGRKPVCVITLLGGGVMAFLYGQSAVFGGNVGLLIGTGLLMQFFLFGMWAVLYTYTPELYPTSARATGSGFASAVGRIGSLLGPLVTGLVFPITGQGGVFALGALCFAVAAGVVWLFGMETRGKTLEELSEAIR; encoded by the coding sequence ATGGACACTCACGGCTACAGTGCGGCGGAACGATTGGAACGGTTGCCCATCAGCGGTTACCACCGGGTCATCTTCATCATCATCGCCTTGGCGTTTTTCTTTGACTCCATGGACCTGGCGATGATGACGTTCCTGTTGGGATCGATCAAAGCCGAGTTCGGCCTGAGTACCGCCCAGGCCGGTTTGCTTGCCAGCTCCAGCTTCTTCGGCATGGTGGTGGGGGCGTCGCTGTCGGGCATGCTGGCCGATCGTTTCGGGCGCAAGCCGGTGTTCCAGTGGAGCATCGTGCTGTGGGGCATTGCCAGTTACTTGTGCTCCACGGCCCAGGACATCGAGACCTTGACGCTGTTTCGCATCCTGCTGGGCATCGGCATGGGCATGGAATTTCCGATTGCCCAGTCGATGCTTTCGGAGCTGATCCCGGCCAAGCGTCGGGGCCGCTACATCGCCTTGATGGACGGCTTCTGGCCGCTGGGTTTCGTGGCGGCGGGGGTGCTGTCGTATTTCCTGCTGCCGGTGGTCGGCTGGCGCGACATCTTTCTGGTGCTGGCGGTGCCGGCGGTGTTTGTCCTGGCGATTCGTTTCTTCATTCCCGAGTCGCCGCGCTGGCTGGAGCAAGCCGGTCGGGGCGATGAAGCGGACGCGGTGCTCAAGCGAATCGAAGACAAGGTCCGGACCTCGCTGGGGTATCAGAACCTGCCGGAGCCGATCCGTTTGCCAAGGGTTGAGAGCACGCCAGGCAATTTCTTTTCGGCCCTGGCGCAGATCTGGTCACCGCTGTATCGCCAGCGCACGATGATGATCTGGAGCGTCTGGTTCTTTGCCTTGCTCGGTTTCTACGGCCTGACGTCCTGGCTCAGCGCGTTGTTGCAGCAGTCGGGGTTCGCGGTGACCCAGTCGGTGTATTACACGGTGCTGATTTCCCTGGGCGGGATTCCCGGTTTCTTGATGGCGGCCTGGCTGGTGGAGCGCTGGGGGCGCAAACCGGTGTGCGTCATCACGCTGTTGGGCGGTGGGGTGATGGCGTTTCTGTATGGGCAGAGCGCGGTGTTTGGCGGCAACGTCGGCCTGTTGATCGGCACCGGGTTGCTGATGCAGTTTTTCCTGTTCGGCATGTGGGCGGTGCTCTACACCTACACGCCGGAGCTGTACCCCACCTCGGCCCGGGCCACGGGCTCAGGCTTTGCTTCGGCGGTGGGACGCATCGGTTCGCTGCTCGGCCCGCTGGTGACCGGCCTGGTCTTTCCCATCACCGGCCAGGGTGGCGTGTTCGCCCTGGGCGCGTTGTGCTTCGCCGTGGCGGCGGGGGTGGTCTGGTTGTTCGGGATGGAGACCCGGGGCAAGACGTTGGAGGAGTTGAGCGAGGCGATAAGGTGA
- a CDS encoding LysR family transcriptional regulator, whose translation MLRFDDLQLFVRAADLGSLSAAARVMDLSAAVASAALKRIEQHLGARLLARSTRSLRLTAEGEGFLEYARAALSSLDEGRRLLTSGQDQVSGVLQLSAPSDLGRNLLLPWLDAFQREHPGLTVRLLLGDRIADLFKQPVDIALRYGDPEDSSLVALPIAADNRRVLCASPDYLDRHGAPHQLEQLAQHNCLLYMLGSRVHDRWGFHDGKREVSLTVSGDRFSDDADVVRRWAVAGAGIAYKSWLDVSTDVQAGRLKILLPHLQCERAPLNLLCAHRAQLSKPINLLRDMLQARCGELTARFPVLTGAGH comes from the coding sequence ATGCTTCGCTTCGATGACTTGCAGTTGTTTGTCCGGGCGGCGGACCTGGGCAGTCTTTCGGCTGCGGCCAGGGTCATGGACCTGTCGGCGGCGGTGGCCAGTGCCGCGTTGAAACGGATCGAGCAGCACCTCGGCGCGCGGCTGTTGGCCCGTTCCACCCGTAGCCTGCGCCTGACGGCCGAAGGCGAGGGCTTTCTCGAATATGCCCGGGCCGCATTGAGCAGCCTTGACGAGGGCCGGCGGTTGTTGACCAGTGGCCAGGACCAGGTCAGTGGGGTGTTGCAGTTGTCCGCACCGTCGGACCTGGGACGCAACCTGCTGCTGCCCTGGCTGGACGCGTTCCAGCGCGAGCACCCCGGGCTGACGGTGCGGCTGTTGCTGGGCGATCGCATAGCCGATCTGTTCAAGCAGCCGGTGGACATCGCCTTGCGTTATGGCGATCCGGAAGATTCGAGCCTGGTCGCCCTGCCCATCGCCGCGGATAACCGCCGGGTGCTGTGCGCATCGCCGGACTATCTGGATCGCCACGGTGCACCCCATCAGTTGGAACAACTGGCCCAGCACAACTGCCTGTTGTACATGCTGGGCAGTCGGGTCCATGACCGATGGGGTTTTCATGACGGCAAACGGGAAGTGAGCCTCACCGTCAGTGGCGACCGTTTCAGTGACGACGCCGATGTGGTGCGACGCTGGGCGGTGGCGGGTGCCGGGATTGCCTATAAATCGTGGCTGGATGTGTCCACAGACGTGCAGGCCGGACGCTTGAAGATCCTCTTGCCGCACCTGCAATGCGAACGCGCGCCCCTCAATCTGCTGTGTGCCCACCGGGCGCAATTAAGCAAGCCCATCAACCTTTTGCGGGACATGCTCCAGGCCCGCTGCGGTGAGTTGACGGCTCGTTTTCCAGTCTTGACGGGGGCCGGCCATTAG
- a CDS encoding multidrug effflux MFS transporter produces MNLRTILILGALSAFGPLAIDFYLPAFPAMATAFGTDEKHIQLTLAAYFLGLSIGQLAYGPVADRFGRRIPLLTGVGLFTLASLACAYAPSLEWLIGARFVQALGGCAGMVISRAVVSDKCDAVGSAKVFSQLMLVMGLAPILAPMLGGLLVNLHGWQSIFIALTLFSALASTAVALWLPESLPDYVPRQPLSGALRQYGRLLTDAVFLGHALTGGIAIAGMFAYIAGSPFVFIKLYGVPAEHFGWLFGTNAAGFILVAQVNARLLSKRGPAFLLSRAVWVYLGAGLSLLAVSSLQPAQLWPLLVPLFICIASLGCILPNASACAMNGQGARAGSASAMLGCLQFSVAAGAASLVAALHDGTAVPMALVISLCGLLVVGAAMLTRRLQNARALAQASREG; encoded by the coding sequence ATGAACCTCCGTACCATTCTGATTCTTGGCGCCTTGAGCGCTTTCGGTCCCTTGGCGATCGACTTCTACCTGCCTGCCTTTCCGGCGATGGCCACGGCCTTCGGTACCGATGAAAAACACATCCAGTTGACCCTGGCGGCCTATTTCCTCGGCTTGTCCATCGGGCAACTGGCCTATGGGCCGGTGGCGGACCGGTTCGGGCGGCGCATTCCGCTGCTGACTGGCGTCGGCCTGTTCACTCTGGCCTCCCTGGCCTGCGCCTATGCGCCGAGCCTGGAATGGCTGATCGGCGCCCGTTTCGTCCAGGCCCTGGGTGGATGCGCCGGGATGGTGATCTCGCGGGCGGTGGTCAGCGACAAATGCGATGCGGTGGGTTCGGCCAAGGTGTTTTCGCAGTTGATGCTGGTGATGGGCCTGGCGCCGATTCTCGCGCCGATGCTGGGCGGGTTGCTGGTGAACCTGCATGGCTGGCAGTCAATTTTCATTGCCCTGACCCTGTTCAGTGCATTGGCGTCGACGGCGGTGGCCTTGTGGCTGCCGGAAAGTTTGCCGGACTATGTGCCTCGGCAACCGTTGTCGGGGGCGTTGCGCCAATATGGCCGGTTATTGACCGACGCTGTCTTCCTCGGCCATGCGCTGACGGGGGGTATCGCTATCGCTGGGATGTTTGCCTACATCGCCGGTTCGCCTTTCGTCTTTATCAAGCTCTACGGTGTACCGGCCGAACATTTCGGTTGGCTGTTCGGCACCAACGCGGCGGGCTTCATCCTGGTTGCGCAGGTCAACGCCCGGTTGCTGTCCAAGCGCGGCCCGGCGTTCCTGCTGAGCCGCGCGGTATGGGTCTACCTGGGCGCCGGGCTGAGCCTGCTGGCCGTCAGTTCATTGCAACCTGCGCAGTTGTGGCCGCTGCTGGTTCCGCTGTTTATCTGCATCGCCAGCTTGGGTTGCATCCTGCCCAATGCCTCGGCCTGCGCCATGAACGGGCAGGGCGCCCGGGCCGGCAGTGCTTCGGCGATGCTGGGATGCCTGCAGTTTTCCGTCGCCGCCGGGGCAGCCTCGTTGGTGGCGGCGCTGCATGACGGCACCGCCGTGCCAATGGCGCTGGTCATCAGCCTGTGCGGGCTGTTGGTGGTGGGCGCAGCGATGCTGACTCGTCGCCTGCAAAATGCCCGGGCATTGGCCCAGGCCAGTCGCGAGGGCTGA
- a CDS encoding ArsR/SmtB family transcription factor → MEHAPCISQIATLLADPKRSAMMWALMDGTARQAEELALLAGLSPSSASAHLGRLSAGGLLKVEARGRKRFFRLAAPEIGAAVEALASATLVSTPRQIPDIFKRRVMPTKAPSAPTSLMRARLCDDHLGGTLAADLYQQLLDAGWIEQFEQRVIVTHKGANQLAERGLFIQALAHRNARIACACPDWSERRPHLGGALGAALLQLFMQSGWLSLPNDSRALQVTTLGQQEIQRFARQDTVEMAI, encoded by the coding sequence ATGGAACATGCACCTTGCATCAGCCAGATCGCCACGCTGCTGGCTGACCCCAAGCGCAGCGCAATGATGTGGGCCTTGATGGACGGCACGGCCCGCCAGGCCGAGGAGTTGGCATTGCTCGCCGGGTTGTCGCCGTCCTCGGCCAGCGCGCATCTGGGACGCCTGTCCGCTGGAGGCCTGTTGAAAGTCGAAGCCCGGGGCCGCAAGCGGTTTTTCCGCCTGGCAGCCCCTGAAATCGGCGCTGCCGTCGAAGCGCTGGCCAGCGCGACGCTGGTCAGTACGCCGCGCCAGATCCCGGACATCTTCAAGCGCCGGGTCATGCCAACCAAAGCGCCGTCGGCTCCCACGTCGTTGATGCGGGCCAGACTTTGCGACGATCACTTGGGGGGCACCCTGGCGGCTGACCTGTATCAGCAGCTGCTGGATGCCGGGTGGATCGAGCAGTTCGAGCAGCGGGTGATCGTCACCCACAAAGGCGCCAATCAGTTGGCCGAACGTGGCCTGTTCATCCAGGCCCTGGCCCATCGCAACGCCCGCATTGCCTGTGCCTGCCCGGACTGGAGCGAGCGTCGTCCACACCTGGGGGGCGCGCTGGGGGCGGCCCTGCTGCAACTGTTCATGCAGTCGGGCTGGCTGAGCTTGCCGAACGATTCGCGAGCCCTGCAGGTGACGACGCTCGGCCAGCAGGAAATCCAGCGGTTCGCCCGGCAGGACACGGTGGAGATGGCAATCTAG
- a CDS encoding 2-oxoglutarate and iron-dependent oxygenase domain-containing protein yields the protein MNSLPIIDISQLYGDEPSAWQTVAEQIDHACRQWGFFYIKGHPISPARIAEVLDNAQRFFALPVEEKLKIDITQTRHHRGYGAVATEQLDPTKPSDLKETFDMGLHLPADHPEVLAEKPLRGPNRHPSLSGWESLMEQHYRDMQALAQTLLRAMTLALGIERDFFDTRFNDPVSVLRLIHYPPRQTASSAEQQGAGAHTDYGCITLLYQDAAGGLQVRNVNGQWIDAPPIDGTFVVNLGDMMARWSNDRYLSTPHRVISPLGVDRYSMPFFAEPHPDTLIQCLPGCQDDAHPPKYPTTTCAEFLLSRFADTYAYRREPQAL from the coding sequence ATGAACAGCCTGCCCATCATCGACATCAGCCAGCTCTACGGCGACGAGCCCAGCGCCTGGCAAACCGTCGCCGAGCAGATCGACCACGCCTGCCGCCAATGGGGCTTTTTCTACATCAAGGGTCATCCCATCAGCCCGGCGCGTATCGCCGAGGTGCTGGACAACGCCCAACGCTTCTTCGCCCTGCCCGTCGAAGAAAAACTCAAGATCGACATCACCCAGACCCGCCACCACCGTGGCTACGGCGCCGTCGCCACCGAACAACTGGACCCGACCAAGCCCAGCGATCTGAAGGAAACCTTCGACATGGGCCTGCACTTGCCGGCCGATCATCCCGAAGTCCTCGCGGAAAAACCGCTGCGCGGCCCCAACCGACACCCAAGCCTGAGCGGCTGGGAAAGCTTGATGGAGCAGCATTACCGCGACATGCAGGCCCTTGCCCAAACGCTGCTGCGGGCCATGACCCTGGCCCTGGGTATCGAGCGGGACTTTTTCGACACGCGCTTCAACGACCCGGTCAGCGTGCTGCGCCTGATTCATTACCCACCACGCCAGACCGCCAGCAGCGCCGAGCAACAAGGTGCGGGCGCCCATACCGACTACGGTTGCATCACCCTGCTCTACCAGGATGCCGCCGGCGGCCTGCAAGTGCGCAACGTCAACGGCCAATGGATCGACGCGCCGCCCATCGACGGCACCTTCGTGGTCAACCTCGGCGACATGATGGCGCGCTGGAGCAACGACCGTTACCTGTCGACGCCGCATCGAGTGATCAGCCCGCTGGGGGTGGACCGGTACTCGATGCCGTTCTTTGCCGAGCCGCACCCCGACACGCTGATTCAATGTCTGCCCGGTTGCCAGGATGACGCCCACCCGCCAAAGTACCCAACGACGACCTGCGCCGAATTCCTGCTGTCGCGCTTCGCCGACACCTATGCTTACCGGCGGGAGCCGCAAGCGCTGTAG
- a CDS encoding adenosine deaminase: MYDWLNALPKAELHLHLEGSLEPELLFALAERNKIALPWSDVDTLRKAYAFNNLQEFLDLYYQGADVLRTSQDFYDLTWAYLLRCKAQNVIHTEPFFDPQTHTDRGIPFEVVLNGIAAALKDGEQQLGITSGLILSFLRHLSEEQAEKTLDQALPFREAFVAVGLDSSEMGHPPSKFQRVFDRARNEGFLTVAHAGEEGPPEYIWEALDLLKIQRIDHGVRAIEDERLMQRIIDEQIPLTVCPLSNTKLCVFDDMSQHNILDMLERGVKVTVNSDDPAYFGGYVTENFHALYTHLGMTQDQAKRLAQNSLDARLVKP; this comes from the coding sequence ATGTACGACTGGCTGAACGCCCTGCCCAAGGCTGAACTGCACCTGCACCTGGAAGGCTCGCTGGAGCCCGAACTGCTGTTCGCCCTGGCCGAACGCAACAAGATCGCCCTGCCGTGGAGCGACGTCGATACCCTGCGCAAGGCCTATGCCTTCAACAACCTGCAGGAATTCCTCGATCTGTATTACCAGGGCGCCGATGTGCTGCGCACCTCCCAGGATTTCTATGACCTGACCTGGGCCTACCTGTTGCGTTGCAAGGCGCAGAACGTGATCCACACCGAACCGTTCTTCGACCCGCAGACCCACACCGACCGTGGTATCCCGTTCGAAGTGGTGCTCAACGGCATCGCCGCCGCCCTCAAGGACGGTGAGCAGCAACTGGGCATCACCAGCGGCCTGATCCTGAGTTTCCTGCGCCACCTGAGCGAAGAACAAGCCGAGAAGACCCTCGACCAGGCGCTGCCGTTCCGCGAGGCCTTCGTGGCCGTGGGCCTGGACAGCTCGGAAATGGGCCATCCACCGAGCAAGTTCCAGCGCGTATTCGACCGCGCACGCAACGAAGGCTTCCTGACTGTCGCCCACGCCGGCGAAGAAGGTCCGCCCGAGTACATCTGGGAAGCCCTGGACCTGCTGAAGATCCAGCGCATCGACCATGGCGTGCGAGCCATTGAAGACGAGCGACTGATGCAGCGGATCATCGACGAGCAGATTCCGCTGACCGTGTGCCCGCTGTCCAACACCAAGCTGTGCGTGTTCGACGACATGTCGCAGCACAACATCCTCGACATGCTCGAACGCGGTGTGAAGGTGACGGTGAACTCCGATGACCCGGCGTACTTCGGCGGCTACGTCACCGAGAACTTCCACGCGCTGTATACCCATCTGGGCATGACCCAGGACCAGGCCAAGCGCCTGGCGCAGAACAGCCTGGATGCGCGGCTGGTAAAACCTTAG
- a CDS encoding BMP family ABC transporter substrate-binding protein, whose amino-acid sequence MHKRPLKKLLCAVVAAVGLGAGLNASAADPLKVGFVYIGPIGDHGWTYQHEQGRKELAAKFGEQITTNYVENVPEGADAERVIRNMAKDKYDLIFTTSFGYMNPTLKVAKQFPKVIFEHATGYKQDKNLGTYLARTYEGRYVGGFLAAKMTKTKKIGYVASFPIPEVIRDINAIQLALNKYNPGSEIKVVWVNSWFDPGKEADAANALIDQGVDVVFQHTDSPAPIQAAERRGVYAVGYASDMAHFGPKAVLTSIVNDWGPHYIQATQSVLDHNWKSQDYWGGLKEGTVKLPISDLVPAAVKGEAEQIIADIESGTFHPFTGPIKDQAGVEKIPAGVSATNAELASMNYYVEGMKAEIPK is encoded by the coding sequence ATGCACAAACGCCCCTTGAAGAAGTTGCTTTGCGCCGTTGTCGCCGCCGTCGGCCTGGGCGCCGGCCTGAATGCCAGTGCCGCCGACCCGCTGAAGGTCGGCTTCGTCTACATCGGTCCGATCGGCGATCACGGCTGGACCTATCAGCATGAACAAGGGCGCAAGGAGCTGGCGGCGAAATTCGGCGAGCAGATCACCACCAACTACGTGGAAAACGTGCCAGAGGGTGCCGATGCCGAGCGGGTGATCCGCAACATGGCCAAGGACAAATACGACCTGATCTTCACCACCTCCTTCGGCTACATGAACCCGACACTGAAAGTCGCCAAGCAGTTTCCCAAGGTGATCTTCGAACACGCCACCGGCTACAAGCAGGACAAGAACCTGGGCACGTACCTGGCTCGCACCTATGAGGGCCGCTACGTTGGTGGTTTTCTCGCGGCCAAGATGACCAAGACCAAGAAGATCGGCTACGTAGCGTCCTTCCCGATCCCGGAAGTCATCCGCGACATCAACGCCATCCAACTGGCCCTGAACAAGTACAACCCCGGCAGCGAGATCAAAGTGGTGTGGGTCAACTCCTGGTTCGACCCGGGCAAGGAAGCCGACGCCGCCAACGCGCTGATCGACCAGGGCGTGGACGTGGTGTTCCAGCACACCGACAGCCCGGCGCCGATCCAGGCTGCCGAGCGACGCGGCGTCTACGCGGTGGGCTACGCTTCGGACATGGCTCACTTCGGTCCCAAGGCGGTGCTGACCTCCATCGTCAATGACTGGGGCCCGCATTACATCCAGGCAACCCAAAGCGTGCTCGACCACAACTGGAAATCCCAGGACTACTGGGGCGGCCTGAAAGAAGGCACGGTGAAACTGCCGATCAGCGACCTGGTGCCGGCAGCGGTCAAGGGCGAAGCCGAACAGATCATCGCTGACATCGAGAGCGGGACCTTCCATCCGTTCACCGGCCCGATCAAGGACCAGGCCGGCGTCGAGAAAATCCCGGCGGGCGTGAGCGCCACCAACGCGGAACTGGCGTCGATGAATTATTACGTCGAAGGCATGAAGGCTGAGATTCCCAAATAG
- a CDS encoding heavy-metal-associated domain-containing protein: MQTFNVQGMSCGHCVKAITQALKSKDPAADVQIDLGAKTVQVQSSLPADAVLAAIKEEGYEASPA, from the coding sequence ATGCAAACTTTCAATGTCCAGGGCATGTCCTGCGGTCACTGTGTCAAGGCCATCACCCAGGCGCTCAAGTCCAAGGACCCGGCGGCCGATGTGCAAATCGACCTGGGCGCCAAGACTGTTCAGGTCCAGAGTTCGTTGCCGGCCGATGCCGTGCTCGCGGCCATCAAGGAGGAGGGCTACGAGGCCAGCCCTGCTTGA